A genome region from Thermogemmata fonticola includes the following:
- a CDS encoding Minf_1886 family protein gives MVKPAGTGGGAPLPDRPFTSRCRSIAVDSRIWDLCRQDRRYAYEAYEFVCAAVSFTQQKLERHRDQSRERHISGKELLEGLVDFAVEQFGLLASLVLRRWGVHSTDDVGCIVYQLIDLGILSRSERDRPEDFHAVFDLHQRLQEQIAVLWRTTDFSRRGEKV, from the coding sequence ATGGTGAAACCGGCGGGAACAGGCGGAGGAGCGCCGCTTCCTGACCGGCCTTTCACCTCGCGCTGCCGATCAATCGCCGTGGATAGCCGCATCTGGGACTTGTGCCGCCAGGATCGTCGCTACGCCTACGAGGCGTATGAGTTCGTCTGCGCCGCCGTCAGCTTCACGCAGCAGAAATTGGAGCGGCACCGCGACCAGAGCCGGGAACGCCACATCAGCGGCAAAGAGCTGCTCGAAGGACTGGTGGACTTCGCCGTGGAGCAGTTCGGCCTGCTGGCTTCCCTCGTCCTGCGCCGCTGGGGCGTGCACAGCACCGACGACGTCGGATGCATCGTGTACCAACTCATCGATCTGGGCATCCTCAGCCGCTCCGAACGCGACCGGCCCGAAGATTTCCACGCCGTCTTCGACCTCCACCAGCGCTTGCAGGAACAGATCGCCGTCCTCTGGCGCACAACCGACTTCTCACGCCGCGGCGAAAAGGTGTGA
- a CDS encoding TIGR03067 domain-containing protein, with translation MAAGRGIAASAGWILMSLAAVGTDPARSQVPPLPSGDAQAILGIWEVTALEISGRPESDKNYRWTTFVFTADKLVLREGFNPPVEFTYVLDPSATPKTIDLTVRGHTARGIYKLEGDELVLCLSMGGPRPTSFSTRGRNDTEMFTLRRSLWERYTEPNLGFTVEAPGQWRVKADQLELPSGPVPMLWYQASTGKDRLTFTLVVVTLRGRPGGGKALEGLFDTAQRLLCEQFGEGAREEEAKIKGPWPAREVTLRRTEEKESAVLRARFFLIGERLYVLAVQGSEEQVRTAAPRFWATFRPAPLETKKAEPKKGEPKKAEPKQGKPKPGEPKPEEPKKEPPSKKP, from the coding sequence ATGGCAGCCGGTCGAGGGATCGCCGCGAGCGCCGGGTGGATTCTCATGAGCCTGGCAGCAGTGGGGACCGATCCGGCGCGCAGCCAGGTTCCCCCCCTCCCTTCGGGAGACGCCCAGGCCATTCTCGGCATCTGGGAAGTGACCGCCTTGGAAATCAGCGGGCGGCCCGAAAGCGACAAAAACTATCGCTGGACCACCTTCGTCTTCACTGCGGACAAACTCGTGCTCCGGGAAGGGTTCAATCCCCCCGTGGAGTTCACCTATGTGCTCGATCCGTCGGCAACGCCCAAGACGATCGACTTGACCGTGCGCGGCCACACAGCCCGCGGCATTTACAAGCTCGAAGGGGATGAGCTGGTCCTGTGCCTGAGCATGGGCGGTCCGCGGCCGACCAGCTTCTCGACGCGGGGGCGCAATGACACGGAGATGTTCACACTGCGGCGCAGCCTCTGGGAGCGGTACACCGAGCCGAACCTGGGCTTTACCGTCGAGGCGCCGGGCCAATGGCGGGTCAAGGCCGATCAACTGGAGCTGCCCTCCGGTCCGGTACCGATGCTCTGGTACCAGGCGAGCACGGGCAAGGACCGCTTGACCTTTACCCTGGTCGTGGTGACACTCCGGGGTCGGCCCGGCGGAGGGAAAGCGCTGGAGGGGTTGTTTGATACCGCCCAGCGACTCCTCTGCGAGCAATTTGGCGAGGGTGCACGGGAGGAAGAGGCCAAAATCAAAGGTCCCTGGCCGGCCCGCGAAGTCACCCTCCGGCGCACCGAGGAGAAGGAATCGGCTGTGCTCCGGGCCAGGTTTTTCCTCATCGGTGAGCGGCTCTATGTCCTGGCGGTCCAGGGGTCGGAGGAACAGGTGCGCACCGCCGCCCCGCGCTTCTGGGCCACCTTCCGCCCTGCCCCCCTGGAGACCAAAAAGGCGGAACCGAAGAAGGGAGAGCCGAAAAAAGCCGAGCCGAAACAAGGAAAGCCAAAGCCAGGAGAGCCAAAGCCAGAAGAGCCAAAGAAGGAACCGCCCTCCAAAAAACCCTGA
- a CDS encoding C-terminal binding protein: protein MARYRVVIADFVVDDAAPEREVLGDIADVVMLNAHQEEELHGKVEEADALMLFHTIRLSRQTIDRLQRCKLIVRCGVGYDNVDYRYARQKGIPVANVPDYGTEEVADSAIALMLSLVRGVTYHSRRLQRGEPNAWHYQPGGPLYRLRGRVYASLGLGRIGIAAALRAKAFGMKVVFYDPYITDGLDKALGFTRVETLEELLSQAYVLSIYCPLTEETRHLIDARALALLPPGAYLVNTARGAIVDTLALRDALRRGHLRGAALDVLPQEPPPPDDPLLQAWRDPADPCHDRLIINPHAAFYSEEGLRDMRVKGAQNCRRALLGQPLRNVVN from the coding sequence ATGGCACGCTATCGCGTCGTTATCGCGGACTTTGTGGTCGATGATGCCGCCCCGGAACGCGAAGTCCTGGGGGACATTGCCGACGTGGTCATGCTCAACGCCCATCAGGAAGAAGAGCTGCACGGGAAGGTCGAAGAGGCCGACGCCCTCATGCTCTTCCACACGATCCGCCTGAGCCGGCAGACAATCGACCGCTTGCAGCGGTGCAAGTTGATCGTGCGCTGCGGGGTGGGATACGACAATGTCGATTACCGCTACGCACGGCAGAAGGGGATTCCGGTGGCCAACGTGCCGGATTACGGCACGGAGGAAGTTGCGGACTCGGCCATCGCCTTGATGCTAAGCCTGGTGCGGGGGGTGACCTATCACAGCCGGCGCTTGCAGCGGGGCGAACCCAACGCCTGGCACTATCAGCCCGGCGGCCCGCTCTACCGCTTGCGGGGACGAGTCTACGCCTCGCTGGGTTTAGGGCGGATCGGCATCGCGGCGGCGCTGCGGGCCAAAGCCTTCGGCATGAAAGTGGTCTTCTACGATCCGTACATCACCGACGGGTTGGATAAAGCCCTGGGGTTCACCCGCGTGGAAACGCTGGAGGAATTGCTGTCCCAAGCCTATGTGCTGAGCATCTACTGCCCGCTGACGGAGGAAACCCGGCATCTGATCGACGCCCGCGCCCTGGCCCTGCTGCCGCCGGGAGCGTATCTGGTGAACACGGCCCGCGGGGCCATTGTGGACACGCTGGCTTTGCGCGACGCTCTACGCCGCGGCCATCTCCGCGGCGCCGCCCTCGACGTGCTGCCCCAGGAACCGCCGCCCCCCGATGACCCCCTGCTGCAAGCCTGGCGCGATCCCGCCGACCCCTGCCACGACCGCCTCATCATCAACCCCCACGCGGCGTTCTACTCCGAGGAAGGACTGCGGGACATGCGCGTCAAGGGGGCGCAGAACTGCCGCCGCGCTCTCCTCGGCCAGCCTTTACGCAACGTCGTCAACTGA
- a CDS encoding TGS domain-containing protein: MAVNLPPQYHEAEERFRKAKGPEEKLAALREMWVLLPKHKASEKLQADLKRRISELTDQIEQARTAPKRSGGTVHKIPRQGAGQVVLLGPPNSGKSRLLAALTQATPVVAPYPFSTREPLPGMMDYEDVRIQLVDLPPISADHYDHFLTDITRGADAALLFLDLSDDDGPPATQAVIDRLRQARRHLVPPGAPPPEDPAHYALPTLLVATKADDPAADIRLALAREVFDDTYPWQTISAERGEGLSELRQAIFRLLDVIRVYGKEPGQPPDRSSPFTLRRGSTVADLAEHIHRELGEKVKAARVWGSAAFAGQTVGRDYVLQDRDVVELQV; the protein is encoded by the coding sequence GTGGCTGTCAATCTGCCGCCGCAGTATCACGAAGCCGAGGAACGCTTCCGCAAGGCGAAAGGCCCCGAAGAGAAGCTGGCCGCCCTGCGGGAGATGTGGGTCCTTTTGCCCAAGCACAAGGCCAGCGAGAAGCTGCAAGCAGACCTGAAGCGGCGGATCTCCGAGTTGACGGACCAAATCGAGCAGGCGCGCACGGCCCCGAAGCGCAGCGGGGGGACGGTGCACAAGATTCCCCGCCAGGGAGCTGGCCAGGTCGTGCTGCTGGGACCGCCCAACTCCGGCAAATCCCGCCTGCTCGCCGCCTTGACCCAGGCTACGCCCGTGGTCGCCCCTTATCCCTTCAGCACCCGCGAACCCCTGCCCGGCATGATGGATTACGAGGATGTCCGCATCCAACTGGTCGATCTGCCGCCGATCAGTGCGGACCATTACGATCACTTCCTCACGGACATCACCCGCGGGGCCGACGCCGCCCTGCTGTTTCTGGACCTGTCCGATGATGACGGCCCTCCAGCCACGCAAGCGGTGATCGACCGGCTCCGGCAGGCCCGCCGCCATCTGGTTCCCCCCGGAGCGCCGCCGCCGGAGGACCCGGCCCACTATGCCCTGCCCACCCTTCTGGTGGCGACCAAAGCGGACGATCCCGCCGCCGACATCCGCCTGGCCCTGGCGCGGGAAGTGTTCGACGACACCTACCCCTGGCAAACGATCTCCGCCGAGCGCGGGGAAGGGTTGTCGGAATTGCGCCAGGCCATCTTCCGCCTGTTGGATGTCATCCGCGTCTACGGCAAGGAGCCGGGCCAGCCGCCGGATCGCTCCAGTCCCTTCACCCTGCGGCGCGGCAGCACGGTGGCCGACCTGGCGGAGCACATCCACCGCGAGCTGGGGGAAAAGGTCAAGGCTGCCCGTGTCTGGGGCAGCGCCGCCTTTGCAGGACAAACCGTGGGGCGGGATTACGTCTTGCAGGACCGCGACGTGGTAGAATTGCAGGTATAG
- a CDS encoding glycosyltransferase, whose product MDGPNAGAEAGRGIVLVHDWLTGMRGGEKCLEPLCRRWPQAQLCTLFYRRGSVSPAIERLRIRPSWLNRWPGVHHYYRYLLPLMPLAAGWRIPRAELVVSLSHAVAKSAQPPPGVPHVCYCFTPMRYAWHMKEAYFAAARNPSAWSWGLLRWLEQVKSGSRERLLEALRRWDQATAARVTHFLAISHTVRQRIWDCYRRDAAVIYPPVDTDFYTPTFQKREPFYLIVSALAPYKRFDLAIAACERLRRRLVIIGTGQDRRRLQAVAGSQTHFLGWQPDEVVRDYLRRAQALLFPGEEDFGIVPLEAQACGCPVIGFGRGGLTETVLPLGRSRTPTGVLFGEQTVEAVIEAIVEWERHREAFDPHQARRQALRFSRQRYEAEMFAYLEAVRAGRQPTREDRTAREPSMRLPVPYSAAA is encoded by the coding sequence ATGGACGGGCCAAACGCCGGCGCCGAGGCAGGCCGGGGCATTGTGCTGGTGCACGACTGGCTCACGGGAATGCGGGGCGGGGAAAAATGCCTGGAACCGCTCTGCCGGCGCTGGCCCCAGGCCCAGCTTTGCACCCTCTTTTACCGCCGCGGCAGTGTCTCACCCGCCATCGAACGCCTGCGCATTCGACCGAGTTGGCTCAACCGCTGGCCCGGCGTGCACCACTACTACCGCTACCTGCTCCCCTTGATGCCCCTCGCCGCCGGTTGGCGCATTCCCCGCGCCGAGCTGGTTGTCAGCTTGAGCCATGCGGTGGCCAAGTCGGCCCAGCCGCCGCCCGGAGTGCCGCACGTCTGCTATTGCTTCACGCCGATGCGTTACGCCTGGCACATGAAGGAAGCCTATTTTGCCGCCGCGCGCAATCCCTCGGCCTGGTCCTGGGGGCTGCTCCGCTGGCTGGAGCAGGTGAAGAGCGGAAGCCGGGAGCGCCTCCTGGAGGCCCTGCGCCGCTGGGACCAGGCCACCGCCGCCCGCGTCACCCATTTCCTGGCCATCAGCCACACCGTCCGCCAGCGCATCTGGGACTGCTACCGCCGCGATGCCGCCGTCATCTATCCGCCGGTCGATACCGACTTTTACACCCCCACGTTCCAGAAGCGGGAACCGTTTTACCTGATCGTCTCGGCCCTGGCGCCGTATAAGCGCTTCGATCTGGCGATCGCGGCTTGCGAGCGCTTGCGCCGGCGCTTGGTAATCATCGGGACGGGCCAGGATCGCCGCCGCCTCCAAGCCGTGGCGGGTTCTCAGACCCACTTTCTCGGCTGGCAGCCGGATGAGGTGGTGCGGGATTACCTCCGCCGGGCGCAGGCCCTGCTCTTTCCCGGCGAGGAAGATTTCGGCATCGTGCCGCTGGAAGCCCAGGCTTGCGGCTGCCCGGTCATCGGTTTTGGCCGCGGCGGCTTGACCGAAACGGTGCTGCCCCTGGGCCGCAGCCGCACGCCCACGGGGGTCTTGTTTGGCGAGCAGACCGTGGAGGCGGTCATCGAAGCGATCGTGGAGTGGGAGCGGCACCGCGAGGCGTTCGATCCACACCAGGCGCGCCGGCAGGCCTTGCGCTTCAGCCGCCAGCGCTACGAAGCTGAGATGTTCGCCTATCTGGAAGCCGTCCGTGCCGGGCGCCAGCCGACGCGCGAGGACCGCACCGCGAGAGAACCGAGCATGAGGCTGCCAGTGCCCTATTCCGCCGCAGCGTGA
- a CDS encoding PP2C family protein-serine/threonine phosphatase yields MGWTFHIGKCSLLGNYRENNEDAVDVKVFPELTICIVADGMGGQAAGEIASRKAVEIIPRELRKSITPQMPLEAVKQATRRAIVLANEEIMALGASERDMRNMGTTVVLAFWRNRGQELFITGVGDSRAYLIRPGFIQQLTVDHSLAQALVEARTISAAEAKEHRFRNVLWKYLGSKEVGEGPEVQVLPLQAGDRYLLCTDGLTGVVSDEQLAREVNVCDDMQQCAEHLCQLALDQGSRDNVSCVVIEVAQEDT; encoded by the coding sequence ATGGGCTGGACCTTTCACATCGGCAAATGTAGCCTGCTCGGCAACTACCGCGAGAACAACGAGGATGCCGTGGATGTCAAGGTGTTCCCGGAGCTGACGATCTGCATCGTAGCCGATGGCATGGGAGGGCAGGCGGCGGGAGAGATTGCTAGTCGCAAAGCTGTCGAGATTATTCCCCGCGAGCTGCGCAAGAGTATTACGCCGCAGATGCCCCTGGAGGCGGTCAAACAAGCGACCCGGCGCGCGATCGTCCTGGCCAACGAAGAGATCATGGCCCTGGGAGCCTCCGAACGCGACATGCGGAACATGGGCACCACCGTGGTTTTGGCCTTCTGGCGTAACCGCGGCCAGGAACTCTTCATCACCGGCGTGGGGGACAGCCGCGCCTATCTCATCCGCCCCGGCTTCATCCAGCAACTGACGGTGGACCATTCCCTGGCGCAAGCCCTGGTGGAAGCCCGCACCATCTCCGCCGCCGAAGCCAAGGAGCACCGCTTCCGCAACGTCCTCTGGAAATACCTGGGCAGCAAAGAAGTCGGCGAAGGACCGGAGGTCCAGGTGCTGCCCTTGCAGGCGGGGGACCGCTACCTGCTCTGCACCGACGGCCTCACCGGCGTCGTCTCCGACGAACAACTGGCCCGCGAGGTCAACGTCTGCGACGACATGCAGCAATGCGCCGAGCATCTCTGCCAGTTGGCCTTAGATCAAGGGTCCCGCGATAACGTCTCCTGTGTCGTCATCGAAGTGGCCCAGGAGGACACCTGA
- a CDS encoding PSP1 domain-containing protein has protein sequence MKPARPKVSVDPRAWIVRHGAMHLHGVFTPVADLAVQRGAAVVVQTERGTELGTALCPATAAAVEQIPDPTEGELLRLATPADQAKAQEHQARRRQDYDDAARLILQHHLPMQLVDVEWLLGEERVIFYFLAEQRVDFRELVKSMARHFRKRIELRQIGVRDEARLLADYGDCGKPVCCNTHMLAMPPVTMPMAKLQKATLDPAKISGRCGRLKCCLRFEYEAYLELAQKLPAVGSTVQTRRGRGRVVEQEILAQRLLVELEDGRHLTLPLAEIDAVLHNPRSGQSARPTPTPPASPLPDDSTEPDDR, from the coding sequence ATGAAACCGGCAAGGCCCAAGGTATCGGTTGATCCGCGTGCCTGGATTGTGCGGCACGGCGCCATGCATTTGCACGGCGTGTTCACCCCCGTGGCCGACCTGGCGGTGCAGCGAGGAGCGGCTGTCGTGGTGCAGACCGAGCGGGGGACCGAGCTGGGCACGGCTTTGTGTCCGGCCACCGCCGCCGCCGTCGAGCAGATTCCCGACCCCACGGAAGGGGAGTTGCTCCGCCTGGCCACCCCCGCCGATCAGGCCAAAGCCCAGGAGCATCAAGCCCGCCGCCGCCAGGATTACGACGACGCCGCCCGCCTCATCCTCCAGCACCATCTGCCCATGCAACTGGTCGATGTGGAATGGCTCCTGGGAGAAGAGCGCGTCATCTTTTACTTCCTGGCCGAGCAGCGGGTCGATTTCCGCGAGCTGGTCAAGAGCATGGCCCGGCACTTCCGCAAGCGGATCGAACTGCGCCAGATCGGCGTGCGGGACGAAGCCCGCCTCCTGGCCGACTACGGCGATTGTGGCAAACCCGTCTGCTGCAACACCCACATGCTCGCCATGCCGCCGGTGACCATGCCCATGGCCAAGCTCCAGAAGGCGACCCTGGACCCCGCCAAAATCTCCGGCCGCTGCGGCCGCCTCAAATGCTGCCTCCGCTTCGAGTACGAAGCCTACCTGGAACTGGCTCAAAAGCTGCCCGCCGTCGGCAGCACCGTCCAAACGCGCCGCGGACGCGGGCGGGTCGTCGAACAGGAAATCCTGGCCCAACGCCTGCTCGTCGAGCTGGAAGATGGACGGCACCTGACGCTGCCCCTGGCCGAAATCGACGCGGTCCTCCATAACCCGCGATCGGGCCAAAGCGCACGGCCCACCCCCACTCCCCCCGCCTCTCCCCTGCCGGACGACTCCACCGAACCGGACGATCGATAA
- a CDS encoding sodium:solute symporter family transporter, with protein sequence MSTLSWWDGAVVVAYAAATLGVGLSFGRRQQSSQQYFLGGRRFPAVLLLISIVATETSTVTFLSVPGLAYRAGGNLTFLQLALGLILGRMVVAWLLVPLYFTGQFISAYEVLQTRFGPAVQRGAAGLFLVTRTLADGLRLFLTALLLQHLAGWELVPSILVLSVATLLYTGLGGMRAVVWTDVLQWCIYIGGAVLALGLLLAEAEGGLGGWSATAASAGKLQLWDVRWDWREPYTLWAGILGGAFLTMGTHGADQLTVQRLLCAGSVRAARWALIGSGLVVAVQFGLFLLIGVSLAVVQQQGRWEVPAAVAERADAVFGYYIVHGLPVGVVGLLVAAVLAAAMSTLSSSLNSSAGVVVRDFYRGWFGHLSEEEQVRIGRRATVACGVCQAAVAIGAAHYLERSVVDAALSITGWTTGGILGLFLLGCRRRVPRASAALLGLLAGLAVVAATWWSTTLAWPWWAPLGTLTTVAVALLADRWGNPRPAPRH encoded by the coding sequence ATGAGCACATTGTCGTGGTGGGATGGGGCGGTGGTGGTGGCCTACGCCGCGGCGACTTTGGGAGTCGGCCTGTCTTTTGGGCGTCGGCAGCAGAGTAGCCAGCAATACTTTTTGGGGGGCCGGCGCTTTCCGGCCGTGTTGCTTTTGATTTCCATCGTGGCGACGGAAACCAGCACGGTGACCTTTCTGAGCGTGCCCGGCCTGGCCTATCGTGCCGGAGGAAACCTGACTTTCCTGCAATTGGCCTTGGGGCTGATCCTGGGGCGGATGGTGGTGGCCTGGCTGCTGGTGCCGCTGTATTTCACCGGCCAGTTCATCTCGGCCTACGAGGTGCTCCAGACCCGTTTCGGTCCCGCCGTACAGCGGGGCGCGGCGGGCCTATTCCTGGTGACGCGGACTTTGGCCGATGGACTGCGGCTGTTCCTGACGGCCCTGCTGCTGCAACATTTGGCGGGGTGGGAGCTGGTACCGTCGATTCTGGTCCTGAGCGTGGCCACGCTGCTGTACACCGGCCTGGGAGGCATGCGAGCCGTGGTGTGGACGGACGTCCTTCAGTGGTGCATTTACATCGGGGGAGCGGTGCTGGCATTGGGTCTATTGCTGGCGGAGGCGGAAGGCGGCCTGGGGGGCTGGTCTGCGACGGCAGCCAGCGCGGGCAAGCTGCAACTGTGGGACGTTCGCTGGGACTGGCGGGAGCCGTACACCCTGTGGGCGGGCATCCTCGGCGGCGCATTTCTGACGATGGGTACCCACGGGGCGGACCAACTGACGGTGCAACGTCTGCTCTGCGCCGGTTCGGTGCGGGCGGCGCGCTGGGCGTTGATCGGCAGCGGACTGGTCGTGGCGGTGCAGTTCGGGTTGTTTCTACTCATCGGGGTCAGCCTGGCGGTGGTCCAGCAGCAGGGCCGCTGGGAAGTGCCGGCGGCGGTGGCCGAACGGGCAGATGCGGTGTTCGGATACTATATTGTGCACGGTCTGCCGGTGGGGGTCGTGGGTTTGCTGGTGGCTGCGGTGCTGGCCGCCGCCATGTCCACCCTGTCCTCCTCGCTGAACAGCTCGGCGGGGGTGGTGGTCCGGGACTTCTACCGCGGCTGGTTCGGCCATCTGAGCGAAGAGGAGCAAGTGCGGATCGGGCGGCGGGCCACCGTCGCGTGCGGAGTGTGCCAGGCGGCCGTAGCGATCGGCGCGGCGCACTATCTGGAACGCAGCGTGGTCGATGCCGCTCTGAGCATCACGGGCTGGACCACCGGCGGCATCCTGGGTTTATTTCTACTCGGCTGCCGCCGCCGCGTGCCCCGTGCTTCCGCGGCCCTCCTAGGCTTGCTGGCGGGCTTGGCCGTCGTCGCTGCCACCTGGTGGTCCACCACGCTCGCCTGGCCCTGGTGGGCGCCCCTGGGCACGCTCACCACCGTCGCTGTGGCTTTGCTGGCTGACCGCTGGGGAAACCCTCGGCCGGCGCCGCGGCACTGA
- a CDS encoding purine-nucleoside phosphorylase, translated as MSGLYEQIQESAAYIRQRWAHTPAAAIVLGTGLGSLAADIVAEAVLPYEQIPHFPRSTAPSHKGQLVCGMLAGRPILAMEGRFHYYEGYSLQQITFPVRVFKALGASALLLTNAAGGLNPRFRKGDLMLIEDHINLMGDNPLIGPNDERLGERFPDMSQAYDLSLRQRLQQLALEERIPLQGGVFVALAGPCLETPAEYRFLRTIGADAVGMSTVPEVIVAVHARLPVAAISVITDMCLPDALTPVSLPEILQVAQQAEAPLRRLITRLVATLPAETSAPSA; from the coding sequence ATGAGCGGTCTGTATGAGCAGATTCAAGAGTCGGCGGCGTATATCCGCCAGCGCTGGGCGCACACTCCGGCGGCGGCCATCGTGCTGGGCACCGGCTTGGGGTCCCTGGCGGCGGACATTGTCGCCGAGGCGGTACTGCCCTACGAGCAGATTCCGCACTTTCCCCGTTCCACCGCGCCGAGCCATAAAGGCCAGCTCGTCTGCGGCATGCTGGCGGGCCGGCCCATCCTGGCGATGGAGGGCCGCTTCCATTACTACGAGGGTTACTCTCTCCAGCAGATCACCTTCCCCGTGCGGGTGTTCAAAGCCTTGGGCGCCTCGGCCTTGCTCCTGACCAACGCCGCCGGCGGACTCAACCCCCGCTTCCGCAAAGGCGACCTGATGCTCATCGAAGACCACATCAACCTGATGGGGGACAATCCGCTCATCGGCCCGAACGACGAGCGGCTGGGGGAACGCTTCCCGGACATGAGCCAGGCGTATGATCTGTCCCTGCGGCAGCGCTTGCAGCAGTTGGCGCTGGAGGAGCGGATTCCCTTGCAAGGGGGGGTGTTTGTGGCCCTGGCGGGTCCCTGCCTGGAGACCCCCGCCGAGTACCGCTTCCTGCGCACGATCGGCGCCGATGCCGTCGGCATGTCCACCGTGCCGGAGGTGATCGTGGCGGTGCATGCCCGCTTGCCGGTGGCCGCCATCTCCGTCATCACCGATATGTGCCTGCCGGATGCCCTGACGCCCGTCTCCCTGCCGGAGATTCTCCAGGTGGCCCAGCAAGCGGAAGCGCCGCTCCGCCGCCTCATCACCCGCCTGGTGGCGACGTTACCCGCCGAGACTTCCGCTCCGTCCGCTTGA
- a CDS encoding PDZ domain-containing protein, translating to MGAWLSLIWGGMMGCAWGLPVLTPIPSAPAERSAALPDPTGRGYMGVILNQETLAIEAVEPGKPAARAGLQPQDVIIRVNQFHPQTTQQVIAYVCSCRPGAVIEVEVQRGMERKVLLVTLMARPEEVDRGRIPFPVPDSPPPPPEE from the coding sequence ATGGGAGCATGGCTGAGTCTGATCTGGGGAGGGATGATGGGGTGCGCCTGGGGCTTGCCCGTGCTAACGCCCATTCCGTCCGCGCCGGCGGAACGGAGTGCCGCCCTGCCGGACCCGACGGGGCGGGGCTACATGGGAGTGATCCTCAATCAGGAGACGCTGGCAATCGAGGCGGTGGAACCGGGCAAGCCGGCGGCACGTGCCGGCCTGCAACCCCAAGATGTGATCATCCGCGTCAACCAGTTCCATCCGCAAACCACGCAGCAAGTGATCGCTTACGTCTGTTCCTGCCGGCCAGGAGCGGTGATTGAGGTGGAAGTCCAGCGCGGCATGGAACGGAAGGTGCTCCTGGTCACACTCATGGCCCGGCCTGAAGAGGTGGACCGCGGGCGCATCCCCTTTCCCGTCCCCGATAGTCCCCCTCCCCCGCCGGAAGAATAG
- the nusB gene encoding transcription antitermination factor NusB — protein sequence MYPRNRAREVALQLLFERDFLPQPLPFQEIASFARTRLRGLPEQVEYCLSLYQGVEEHRQAIDQALTAVLENWRLSRLHPADRNVLRLAAFQILFDPDPQPVPVIIHEAANLAHRYGTEESARFVMGILDKLAQQRAQPSASSSASSPAPPA from the coding sequence ATGTATCCCCGCAATCGCGCCCGTGAAGTCGCCCTGCAACTGCTCTTTGAACGGGATTTTCTCCCCCAGCCGTTGCCCTTCCAGGAGATTGCCTCGTTTGCGCGGACGCGCCTACGGGGACTGCCGGAGCAGGTCGAGTACTGCCTGTCACTGTACCAGGGGGTTGAGGAGCATCGCCAAGCGATTGACCAGGCTCTGACGGCGGTTTTGGAGAACTGGCGGCTCTCCCGCCTCCATCCAGCGGATCGCAATGTCCTGCGCTTGGCCGCCTTCCAGATTCTCTTCGATCCCGATCCTCAGCCGGTGCCGGTGATCATCCACGAAGCGGCGAATCTGGCCCACCGTTACGGCACAGAAGAGTCGGCCCGCTTTGTCATGGGCATCCTGGACAAACTGGCCCAGCAGCGCGCGCAGCCGTCCGCTTCTTCCTCCGCCTCCTCGCCGGCACCGCCGGCATAG